One Synechococcus elongatus PCC 11801 genomic window carries:
- a CDS encoding addiction module antidote protein, translating into MTKLETTVWDAADHLETKEDIAAYLEAALEEGEPSLIMAALGDIARSQGMTAIARETGLGRESLYKSLSKEGNPEFATVLKVLQALGLRLQIVPTT; encoded by the coding sequence ATGACAAAGCTTGAAACGACCGTTTGGGATGCAGCTGACCATCTCGAAACGAAAGAAGATATTGCCGCTTACCTAGAAGCAGCGCTCGAAGAGGGTGAGCCCAGTCTCATCATGGCTGCATTAGGGGATATTGCGCGTTCTCAAGGCATGACCGCGATCGCGCGTGAGACTGGTTTAGGGCGTGAAAGTCTCTACAAGTCTCTATCCAAAGAGGGCAATCCAGAATTTGCGACTGTCCTAAAAGTTTTACAGGCACTTGGCTTACGCCTTCAGATTGTCCCCACAACGTGA